A genomic segment from Aegilops tauschii subsp. strangulata cultivar AL8/78 chromosome 1, Aet v6.0, whole genome shotgun sequence encodes:
- the LOC120963100 gene encoding uncharacterized protein isoform X2, which produces MNMMLERSNWISKQKDHGSSYKSVKYSNSGDLSVGPGGAPSATPGCSSCQCGTGASATTAAKELQQPHDHSCFTDYVWSVQKIGGFRIFGSSLRHHPSSPQLKAWGRRCPLQQGLLAGDLTITNPSADEDRKYLLYSYPISSHHCCEQQKIQNFQAPFFLASHEGDTLVKDGLKTKICQR; this is translated from the exons ATGAATATGATGTTGGAAAGAAGCAATTGGATATCAAAGCAAAAGGATCACGGCTCCTCTTACAAATCAGTGAAGTATTCTAATTCTGGCGATCTAAGCGTCGGTCCAGG CGGCGCTCCCTCGGCTACGCCTGGGTGTTCGAGCTGTCAGTGTGGTACAGGAGCATCAGCCACCACCGCTGCCAAGGAGCTCCAGCAACCACATGATCACTCTTGCTTCACAGACTATGTATGGTCAGTTCAG AAAATTGGAGGTTTTAGGATCTTTGGAAGTTCTTTGAGGCATCACCCTTCTTCTCCGCAGTTGAAAG CGTGGGGGAGGCGGTGTCCTCTGCAGCAAGGTCTACTTGCTGGCGACCTcaccatcaccaacccatctgCAG ATGAAGATAGAAAATATTTGTTATATTCTTATCCAATTAGTTCACACCATTGTTGTGAGCAACAGAAGATTCAGAACTTTCAAGCTCCTTTTTTTCTTGCTAGCCATGAAGGTGATACTTTAGTAAAAG ATGGTCTGAAAACCAAGATATGCCAGAGATAA
- the LOC120963100 gene encoding uncharacterized protein isoform X3: MNMMLERSNWISKQKDHGSSYKSVKYSNSGDLSVGPGGAPSATPGCSSCQCGTGASATTAAKELQQPHDHSCFTDYVWSVQKIGGFRIFGSSLRHHPSSPQLKAWGRRCPLQQGLLAGDLTITNPSADEDRKYLLYSYPISSHHCCEQQKIQNFQAPFFLASHEGDTLVKAYLNGYGS, translated from the exons ATGAATATGATGTTGGAAAGAAGCAATTGGATATCAAAGCAAAAGGATCACGGCTCCTCTTACAAATCAGTGAAGTATTCTAATTCTGGCGATCTAAGCGTCGGTCCAGG CGGCGCTCCCTCGGCTACGCCTGGGTGTTCGAGCTGTCAGTGTGGTACAGGAGCATCAGCCACCACCGCTGCCAAGGAGCTCCAGCAACCACATGATCACTCTTGCTTCACAGACTATGTATGGTCAGTTCAG AAAATTGGAGGTTTTAGGATCTTTGGAAGTTCTTTGAGGCATCACCCTTCTTCTCCGCAGTTGAAAG CGTGGGGGAGGCGGTGTCCTCTGCAGCAAGGTCTACTTGCTGGCGACCTcaccatcaccaacccatctgCAG ATGAAGATAGAAAATATTTGTTATATTCTTATCCAATTAGTTCACACCATTGTTGTGAGCAACAGAAGATTCAGAACTTTCAAGCTCCTTTTTTTCTTGCTAGCCATGAAGGTGATACTTTAGTAAAAG CCTACTTGAATGGATATGGTTCTTAA
- the LOC120963100 gene encoding uncharacterized protein isoform X1 produces MNMMLERSNWISKQKDHGSSYKSVKYSNSGDLSVGPGGAPSATPGCSSCQCGTGASATTAAKELQQPHDHSCFTDYVWSVQKIGGFRIFGSSLRHHPSSPQLKAWGRRCPLQQGLLAGDLTITNPSADEDRKYLLYSYPISSHHCCEQQKIQNFQAPFFLASHEGDTLVKGAYSTNIFAIFMLLHMDGN; encoded by the exons ATGAATATGATGTTGGAAAGAAGCAATTGGATATCAAAGCAAAAGGATCACGGCTCCTCTTACAAATCAGTGAAGTATTCTAATTCTGGCGATCTAAGCGTCGGTCCAGG CGGCGCTCCCTCGGCTACGCCTGGGTGTTCGAGCTGTCAGTGTGGTACAGGAGCATCAGCCACCACCGCTGCCAAGGAGCTCCAGCAACCACATGATCACTCTTGCTTCACAGACTATGTATGGTCAGTTCAG AAAATTGGAGGTTTTAGGATCTTTGGAAGTTCTTTGAGGCATCACCCTTCTTCTCCGCAGTTGAAAG CGTGGGGGAGGCGGTGTCCTCTGCAGCAAGGTCTACTTGCTGGCGACCTcaccatcaccaacccatctgCAG ATGAAGATAGAAAATATTTGTTATATTCTTATCCAATTAGTTCACACCATTGTTGTGAGCAACAGAAGATTCAGAACTTTCAAGCTCCTTTTTTTCTTGCTAGCCATGAAGGTGATACTTTAGTAAAAGGTGCATACAGTACTAACATTTTTGCTATCTTTATGCTCCTCCATATGGATGGGAACTAA